A section of the Flavobacterium ardleyense genome encodes:
- a CDS encoding glycosyltransferase produces MKTQAIATTETYFNDNIDSVVQHPASKFAKAKSEKKVISIAKATVTTKRKISNQIILSATMLLLVGGATLVYFLQADFQQFNQMRMSSTLGLTFLILTLGLLLFKVSFLIYNVYLYFTYKPIESVSDELLPTVTVIVPAYNEGNLVLETLRSIANSDFPAKKLQILAIDDGSKDDTWSWMQKAKAELGDKLVILQQPENKGKRHALYRGFNLGTGEVFVTIDSDSIIKKDTLRNLVSPFVVDAECGAVAGNVKVLNNKNAILPKMLNVSFVMSFEFVRSAESQLGSVLCTPGALAAYRSSAVFKCLPEWIDQKFMGQASDIGEDRAMTNMILKQGEKVLFQRNAVVLTDVPEQYKGLYKMFIRWGRSNVRENLVMANYVFKSYKEGSKAGTRLLFFNQFLTIVMTYPFLIFTAFMIAMHPLLFISSTLLGILVVSTFPVLFYAKRYSASESLWAYAYSVLYTFGLFWIAPYAIATAGKSGWLTRELTV; encoded by the coding sequence ATGAAAACACAAGCCATAGCAACTACAGAAACCTACTTCAACGATAATATCGACTCAGTAGTGCAGCACCCAGCTTCAAAATTTGCAAAAGCAAAATCTGAAAAAAAAGTAATTTCAATCGCGAAAGCAACAGTTACCACTAAGAGAAAAATTTCTAACCAAATAATTCTATCTGCAACAATGCTACTGCTTGTAGGTGGAGCAACTCTTGTTTATTTCTTACAAGCAGATTTTCAGCAGTTCAATCAAATGCGAATGAGTTCGACACTAGGATTGACTTTTCTAATTTTAACATTGGGACTGTTGCTTTTTAAAGTTTCCTTCCTAATTTATAACGTTTATCTATACTTTACTTACAAGCCAATCGAATCAGTTTCGGATGAATTATTACCAACAGTAACTGTAATTGTTCCCGCTTACAATGAAGGTAATTTGGTGCTTGAAACTTTAAGAAGTATTGCCAATAGTGATTTTCCTGCCAAGAAATTACAAATTTTAGCAATTGACGATGGTAGTAAAGATGATACTTGGTCTTGGATGCAAAAAGCAAAAGCGGAGTTAGGAGACAAATTAGTTATCTTACAGCAGCCTGAAAATAAAGGAAAAAGACACGCGCTTTACCGTGGTTTTAATCTTGGTACTGGAGAAGTTTTTGTGACAATTGATAGCGATTCGATAATCAAAAAAGACACTTTGCGTAATCTTGTTAGTCCATTTGTCGTTGACGCAGAATGTGGAGCAGTTGCAGGAAATGTAAAAGTGCTGAACAACAAGAACGCGATTTTACCAAAAATGCTTAACGTAAGTTTTGTGATGAGTTTTGAATTTGTACGTTCGGCCGAAAGTCAGTTAGGCAGCGTTTTATGTACTCCTGGAGCCTTGGCGGCCTACAGAAGTTCAGCGGTTTTTAAATGTCTGCCAGAATGGATTGACCAGAAATTTATGGGTCAAGCTTCGGATATTGGCGAAGATCGTGCGATGACAAATATGATATTGAAGCAAGGTGAGAAAGTGCTTTTCCAAAGAAATGCAGTGGTTTTGACCGATGTTCCTGAGCAGTACAAAGGACTTTACAAAATGTTTATTCGTTGGGGACGAAGTAATGTACGTGAGAATTTGGTTATGGCAAATTACGTTTTCAAAAGTTACAAAGAAGGTTCAAAAGCAGGAACAAGATTGCTGTTTTTCAACCAATTTCTAACTATTGTAATGACCTACCCATTCCTGATTTTCACCGCGTTTATGATTGCAATGCATCCACTGTTATTTATTAGCTCTACCCTACTAGGAATCCTAGTGGTATCGACATTTCCTGTCTTATTTTATGCAAAAAGATATAGCGCGTCTGAGTCATTATGGGCGTATGCCTATAGCGTTTTATATACTTTTGGATTGTTTTGGATTGCACCTTACGCAATTGCAACGGCTGGAAAAAGCGGTTGGCTAACTAGAGAATTAACAGTATAG
- the cysS gene encoding cysteine--tRNA ligase, with protein MTPLYKTQEVKIYNSLSGEKAVFAPIHEGNVGMYVCGPTVYSNVHLGNVRTFMSFDVVFRYFLHLGYKVRYVRNITDAGHLENDADSGEDRIAKKARLEELEPMEIVQRYTVDFHNVLNAFNFLPPSIEPTATGHIVEQIEIIQEILDKGFAYEANGSVYFDVVKYNENHHYGKLSGRNIEDMLNNTRDLDGQSDKRNPQDFALWKKAEPKHIMRWNSPWSNGFPGWHLECTAMSTKYLGNHFDIHGGGMDLKFPHHECEIAQNEAAKGCDPVNVWMHANMLTLNGKKMAKSTGNFILPSEIYTGENAILSKSFTPSVARFFMLQAHYRSILDFSDSAIVGAEKGYIRLMEAVNLLDTLPISSTSTVDVAAWKQSCYDAMNDDFNSPILIAQLFEGAKHIHAVATGKETLSSEGIADLKNTMHSFLFDVLGLKAENDTTAEDEKRLEDVVEILITMRNSARANKDFALSDKIRDQLLEAGIQLKDTKEKTIFTTK; from the coding sequence ATGACTCCCTTATACAAAACTCAAGAGGTAAAAATTTACAATTCGCTCAGTGGCGAAAAAGCAGTCTTTGCTCCTATTCACGAGGGAAATGTGGGTATGTATGTCTGCGGACCGACCGTTTACAGCAATGTTCACTTAGGAAACGTGCGTACATTCATGTCATTTGATGTGGTTTTTAGATATTTTTTGCATCTGGGATACAAAGTGCGGTATGTGCGAAATATCACCGATGCTGGTCATCTCGAAAATGATGCGGATTCTGGTGAGGACCGAATAGCAAAAAAAGCGCGCCTCGAAGAATTAGAGCCTATGGAAATTGTGCAGCGCTATACTGTGGATTTTCATAATGTGCTAAATGCTTTTAATTTTTTACCGCCAAGTATTGAGCCAACGGCAACAGGACATATTGTAGAGCAAATAGAAATTATCCAAGAAATTCTAGACAAAGGTTTTGCCTATGAAGCCAATGGATCTGTCTATTTTGATGTGGTAAAATACAATGAAAATCATCATTACGGAAAGCTTAGCGGACGTAATATTGAAGATATGTTGAATAATACACGTGATCTGGACGGGCAATCTGATAAAAGAAATCCACAGGATTTTGCACTTTGGAAAAAAGCGGAGCCCAAACATATTATGCGTTGGAATTCTCCGTGGAGCAACGGTTTCCCTGGATGGCACTTGGAATGTACAGCGATGAGCACCAAATATTTGGGAAACCACTTTGATATTCACGGTGGTGGAATGGATTTAAAATTCCCACATCACGAATGTGAGATTGCCCAAAATGAGGCGGCAAAAGGGTGTGATCCAGTCAACGTTTGGATGCATGCGAATATGCTTACGCTAAACGGCAAAAAGATGGCGAAATCTACCGGAAATTTCATTTTGCCAAGTGAAATTTATACCGGTGAGAACGCTATTTTAAGCAAGTCTTTTACACCATCGGTAGCTCGATTTTTTATGCTACAAGCCCACTACCGAAGTATATTAGATTTTTCTGATTCGGCAATTGTTGGCGCAGAAAAAGGATACATCAGATTGATGGAAGCAGTAAATCTTTTGGATACTCTCCCAATTTCTTCAACGTCGACCGTAGATGTGGCGGCTTGGAAGCAGTCTTGTTATGATGCGATGAATGACGACTTTAATAGTCCAATTTTGATCGCACAATTGTTTGAAGGTGCAAAACATATTCACGCAGTTGCGACTGGCAAGGAAACACTTTCTAGTGAAGGAATTGCAGATTTAAAAAATACAATGCATTCGTTTTTGTTTGATGTTTTGGGATTGAAAGCTGAAAACGATACTACTGCCGAGGACGAAAAGAGATTGGAAGATGTTGTAGAAATTTTGATTACGATGCGTAATTCTGCTAGAGCAAATAAAGATTTTGCCCTTTCTGATAAAATTCGTGACCAATTGCTTGAAGCTGGAATCCAATTGAAAGACACAAAAGAAAAAACAATTTTTACGACTAAATAA
- a CDS encoding BamA/TamA family outer membrane protein, with the protein MTFTSFLKINIIAVVLLVVSQNAFSQEENIEIAKDSVPFVTLYDLFKKKENRVDTPQALTSFIILPTLGYQPANGFTGGFISQYSFREKEEDRVSLLSGGASYSTKKQILTYAKNNMYLKGDTYFLSGDLRYYVFSQSNFGLGSDIVPYGEAFENFNYEAIEEPMKYNYFKFHQTANYKILPNIYAGLGIHIDSYDQIQDELLNLEANQLTEHYNYSQEYGYNDEHYTVAGGSANLIYDGRDNLINTNSGLFVNLSYRFNPEIRSSQQQSSTLTLDSRYFIPLSKSNKQHVLGFWLYGQFLTSGNLPYLNLPAIGWDQNSRTGKGYIQGLFRGANLAFLETEYRFPILKNQLISGTVFVNATSASDVAGDLALFHTIQPAVGLGLRVLLDKNTLTNFVMNFGLGRDSTTFYFNDGEGF; encoded by the coding sequence ATGACTTTTACCTCCTTTCTCAAAATCAACATCATAGCAGTAGTTCTCCTTGTGGTTTCTCAAAATGCATTTTCGCAAGAAGAAAATATAGAAATAGCCAAAGACAGTGTTCCCTTCGTAACTCTTTACGACTTATTCAAAAAGAAAGAAAATCGAGTTGACACACCTCAAGCACTAACGAGTTTTATAATTTTGCCTACCTTGGGATATCAGCCGGCGAACGGTTTTACGGGTGGTTTTATAAGTCAATATAGTTTTAGAGAGAAGGAAGAAGATCGGGTTTCTTTACTTTCTGGAGGAGCATCTTACAGTACCAAAAAGCAAATTTTAACCTACGCTAAAAATAATATGTATCTCAAAGGCGACACATATTTCTTAAGTGGCGATTTACGTTATTATGTGTTTTCTCAATCTAATTTTGGACTGGGTTCGGATATTGTACCGTACGGAGAAGCATTTGAAAACTTCAACTATGAAGCGATTGAAGAGCCAATGAAATACAATTATTTTAAATTTCACCAAACCGCCAACTACAAAATTCTTCCGAATATTTACGCTGGCTTAGGAATTCACATTGATAGTTATGATCAAATTCAGGATGAACTTCTAAATCTGGAAGCAAATCAGCTAACCGAACATTATAACTATTCTCAAGAGTATGGATATAATGATGAGCATTATACGGTTGCAGGAGGAAGTGCAAACTTAATCTATGATGGCAGAGATAACTTGATCAATACAAATTCGGGATTGTTTGTGAATCTTAGTTATCGTTTTAATCCTGAAATTCGTTCGAGTCAACAACAAAGCTCTACGCTAACTTTAGATTCACGGTATTTTATTCCATTAAGTAAATCTAATAAGCAACACGTTTTGGGATTTTGGCTCTATGGCCAATTTTTGACTAGTGGTAATTTGCCCTATCTAAATTTACCCGCAATTGGATGGGATCAAAATAGCCGCACTGGAAAAGGATATATTCAAGGCCTTTTTAGAGGTGCTAATTTGGCTTTCTTAGAAACAGAGTATCGCTTTCCGATTCTGAAAAATCAACTAATCAGCGGTACCGTGTTTGTAAATGCAACATCGGCAAGTGATGTGGCGGGGGATTTAGCTCTTTTCCACACTATTCAGCCCGCAGTTGGACTGGGATTACGGGTCTTACTGGACAAGAATACGCTGACGAATTTCGTTATGAACTTTGGTTTAGGTCGTGATTCTACGACGTTTTACTTTAATGATGGGGAGGGGTTCTGA
- the yidD gene encoding membrane protein insertion efficiency factor YidD, protein MLKKILIAPFIFLVQIYKVVLSPILPAACRYEPTCSTYMIEALQTHGLFYGLFLGLKRILSCNPWGGNGYDPVPEKKCKH, encoded by the coding sequence ATGTTGAAAAAGATTCTAATAGCGCCTTTTATTTTTTTGGTACAAATTTATAAAGTCGTACTTAGCCCGATCTTGCCCGCCGCTTGTAGATATGAGCCCACCTGCTCCACCTACATGATTGAGGCTTTGCAAACTCACGGTCTATTTTACGGACTTTTTTTAGGATTAAAAAGAATACTAAGTTGCAATCCTTGGGGTGGAAATGGCTACGATCCTGTTCCAGAGAAAAAATGCAAACATTAA
- the lgt gene encoding prolipoprotein diacylglyceryl transferase, translated as MTNALYMVWNPSEGIDLGILMIRFYSLMFVVAFGLGWYIMKRIFERENEPVENLDTLFIWTVLATLLGARLGHVFFYDWEYYRNHLVEILLPIRENANESILFFQGWEFTGFQGLASHGAAISIILVMYFYSKNVLKRPLLWILDRIVIPVASGAIFVRLGNFFNSEIIGEATTSPFGIKFLHDAFSAQDAQQLTQIPDTKMAYDAIATSPQFAELLNQIPAKHPAQLYEAVGYIAIFAVLYFMYWKTDARNRPGLLFGVFLVSLWSVRFIVEFIKESQGGFESALGLFSTGQWLSIPFIIAGLFFIIRAKKLPNTL; from the coding sequence ATGACCAACGCACTTTATATGGTTTGGAATCCGTCGGAGGGAATAGACCTCGGAATTTTGATGATTCGGTTTTATAGTTTGATGTTTGTGGTGGCTTTTGGTCTCGGCTGGTACATTATGAAGCGTATATTTGAGCGCGAAAATGAACCCGTAGAAAATCTTGACACCTTATTTATCTGGACCGTTCTTGCAACTTTGCTTGGAGCTCGTTTGGGTCATGTGTTTTTTTACGACTGGGAATATTATCGCAATCATTTAGTTGAAATTCTTTTACCGATTCGTGAAAATGCCAACGAAAGTATTTTATTTTTTCAAGGTTGGGAATTTACAGGATTTCAAGGACTGGCGAGTCACGGAGCAGCGATTTCAATTATTTTGGTCATGTATTTTTACAGTAAAAATGTTTTAAAACGTCCCTTGTTATGGATTTTGGATCGTATAGTAATTCCAGTGGCGAGCGGTGCGATTTTTGTCCGATTGGGTAACTTTTTTAACTCCGAAATTATTGGTGAAGCAACCACTTCTCCTTTTGGAATTAAATTCTTGCACGACGCTTTTTCAGCTCAAGATGCACAGCAGTTAACGCAAATTCCTGATACAAAAATGGCTTACGATGCGATTGCAACTAGTCCACAATTTGCAGAATTGCTCAATCAAATTCCAGCAAAACATCCTGCACAACTCTATGAAGCGGTGGGCTATATTGCAATTTTTGCCGTACTATACTTTATGTATTGGAAAACCGACGCGCGAAATAGACCTGGACTGTTGTTTGGAGTTTTTCTAGTTTCACTATGGTCGGTGCGATTTATAGTGGAATTTATCAAAGAAAGTCAAGGTGGTTTTGAAAGTGCTTTAGGCCTTTTCTCAACCGGACAATGGCTAAGTATACCGTTTATAATCGCCGGACTATTTTTTATTATTCGAGCTAAAAAACTTCCAAATACTTTGTAA
- the folE gene encoding GTP cyclohydrolase I FolE, with product MINPLDVDQEIGDNHIASSAENPLRSDAFVLTDDQKIESIKKDVYNILQTLGMDLTDDSMQGTPNRVAKMFVKEIFGGLNPDRKPNPSVFENPYKYGEMLVEKNITVYSTCEHHLLPIIGRAHVAYISNGSVIGLSKMNRIVEYYAKRPQVQERLTMQIVQELQKALNTLDVACIIDAKHLCVNSRGIKDIESSTVTSEFGGRFKEEAVRRELLDYIKMETKF from the coding sequence ATGATAAATCCTTTGGATGTAGATCAAGAAATCGGCGATAATCATATTGCTAGTAGTGCAGAAAACCCGTTACGTAGTGACGCATTTGTCCTTACAGATGATCAAAAAATTGAATCAATCAAAAAGGACGTTTACAACATCCTTCAAACTTTAGGAATGGATCTTACGGATGATAGTATGCAAGGCACTCCTAATAGAGTAGCCAAGATGTTTGTAAAGGAAATATTTGGAGGTTTAAATCCCGATAGAAAACCAAATCCATCTGTTTTTGAAAATCCATATAAGTATGGAGAAATGCTGGTTGAAAAAAACATCACAGTTTATTCTACTTGCGAGCATCACTTGCTTCCTATTATAGGACGTGCACATGTTGCTTATATCTCGAATGGTTCAGTTATTGGTTTATCTAAAATGAACCGCATCGTTGAATATTATGCGAAACGGCCTCAAGTACAAGAGCGACTAACAATGCAGATTGTTCAGGAGTTGCAAAAAGCATTAAATACCTTGGACGTTGCCTGTATTATTGATGCAAAACATTTATGTGTAAATTCACGTGGTATTAAAGATATTGAAAGCAGTACCGTTACTTCAGAATTTGGCGGACGCTTTAAGGAAGAAGCCGTACGAAGAGAATTACTTGATTATATAAAAATGGAAACTAAATTCTAA